The following are encoded together in the Drosophila sechellia strain sech25 chromosome 3R, ASM438219v1, whole genome shotgun sequence genome:
- the LOC6617009 gene encoding enhancer of split m3 protein gives MVMEMSKTYQYRKVMKPLLERKRRARINKCLDDLKDLMVECLQQEGEHVTRLEKADILELTVDHMRKLKQRGGLSLQGVVAGVGSPPTSTSTAHVESFRSGYVHAADQITQVLLQTQQTDEIGRKIMKFLSTRLIELQTQLLQQQQQHQQQQIPQSSGRLAFPLLGGYGPAAAAAAISYSSFLTSKDELIDVTSVDGNALSETASVSSQESGASEPVWRPW, from the coding sequence ATGGTCATGGAGATGTCCAAGACGTATCAGTACCGCAAGGTGATGAAGCCGCTGCTGGAGCGCAAACGGCGAGCCAGGATCAACAAGTGCCTGGACGATCTCAAGGATCTGATGGTGGAGTGCCTGCAGCAGGAGGGCGAGCACGTCACCCGTCTGGAGAAGGCGGATATCCTGGAGTTGACCGTTGATCACATGAGGAAACTCAAGCAGCGGGGTGGTCTTTCGCTGCAGGGAGTAGTGGCTGGTGTTGGCAGCCCTCCCACCTCAACCAGTACCGCCCACGTGGAGTCCTTTCGCTCCGGCTATGTGCATGCTGCCGATCAGATTACCCAGGTCCTGCTGCAGACGCAGCAAACCGATGAGATTGGCCGCAAGATAATGAAATTCCTATCGACGCGACTAATTGAGCTGCAGACGCagttgctccagcagcagcaacaacaccagcagcagcaaatacCGCAATCATCGGGCCGCTTAGCCTTTCCGCTGCTGGGAGGATATGGACCGGcggccgccgctgccgccatTAGTTACAGCTCCTTCCTGACCAGCAAGGACGAACTGATCGATGTGACATCCGTCGATGGCAACGCGTTATCCGAGACGGCGTCGGTTAGCTCGCAGGAGTCCGGCGCCTCTGAGCCCGTCTGGAGGCCCTGGTAA
- the LOC6617010 gene encoding enhancer of split m4 protein, which yields MCQNKINTNNTMTIKSNKKLSYSVKKLLQKIFKQQQRVEEEQNLKNALKANSLESLESMENSRNADLESASICASLESCENEANERLSQSCEIEDYDFEQLPTVPVHFVRTAHGTFFWTAVSDLPADNDLVEPLYCSTSNAIAIPQDRWVQA from the coding sequence ATGTGCCAGAACAAGATcaacaccaacaacaccaTGACCATCAAGTCGAACAAGAAGCTGTCCTACAGCGTGAAGAAACTGCTGCAGAAGATcttcaagcagcagcagcgcgtCGAGGAGGAGCAGAACCTCAAGAACGCCCTCAAGGCCAACTCTTTGGAGTCTCTGGAATCCATGGAGAACAGCCGCAATGCCGATCTGGAGTCCGCCTCCATCTGCGCCTCTCTGGAGTCCTGCGAGAACGAGGCCAACGAGCGTCTCTCCCAGTCCTGCGAAATTGAGGACTACGACTTCGAGCAACTGCCCACCGTACCCGTTCACTTCGTCCGCACCGCCCACGGCACCTTCTTCTGGACCGCCGTCTCCGATCTGCCAGCCGACAACGACCTCGTCGAGCCCCTCTACTGCAGCACTTCCAACGCCATCGCCATCCCCCAGGATCGTTGGGTTCAGGCCTAA
- the LOC6617011 gene encoding enhancer of split m5 protein — protein sequence MAPQSNNSNTFVSKTQHYLKVKKPLLERQRRARMNKCLDTLKTLVAEFQADDAILRMDKAEMLEAALVFMRKQVVKQQAPVSPLPMDSFKNGYMNAVSEISRVMACTPAMSVDVGKTVMTHLGVEFQRMLQADQVQTSVPTSTPRPLSPASSGYHSDNEDSQSAASPKPAEETMWRPW from the coding sequence ATGGCACCAcagagcaacaacagcaacacatTCGTCTCCAAGACCCAGCACTATTTGAAGGTGAAGAAGCCCCTTTTGGAGCGCCAGCGCCGGGCCCGCATGAACAAGTGTTTGGACACATTGAAGACATTGGTGGCCGAGTTCCAGGCCGACGATGCCATCCTGCGAATGGACAAGGCCGAGATGCTGGAGGCGGCACTCGTCTTCATGCGCAAACAGGTCGTCAAGCAGCAGGCGCCGGTCTCCCCACTTCCCATGGATAGCTTCAAGAATGGCTACATGAACGCCGTCAGCGAGATCTCCCGTGTGATGGCCTGCACTCCTGCCATGAGTGTGGATGTGGGCAAGACAGTGATGACCCATCTGGGCGTCGAGTTCCAGCGCATGCTGCAGGCCGATCAAGTTCAGACTTCGGTTCCAACCTCCACCCCACGCCCACTCAGCCCCGCCTCCTCGGGATACCACAGCGATAACGAGGACTCCCAATCCGCCGCCAGCCCCAAGCCAGCCGAAGAAACCATGTGGCGCCCTTGGTaa
- the LOC6617012 gene encoding enhancer of split m6 protein, giving the protein MSKVKNLLAKMLQRFGKHSSHADSQRYDSLEEIAQNQANERMLRATQVGLEEHLVICLETEAGSFYWHSQ; this is encoded by the coding sequence ATGTCGAAAGTAAAGAACTTATTGGCCAAAATGCTGCAGCGATTTGGCAAACACAGCTCACATGCCGACAGTCAGCGGTACGATAGCCTGGAGGAGATTGCCCAGAACCAGGCAAACGAGAGGATGTTGAGGGCAACTCAAGTGGGATTGGAGGAGCACCTAGTTATCTGCTTGGAGACGGAAGCGGGCAGCTTCTACTGGCACTCGCAGTAG
- the LOC6617013 gene encoding enhancer of split m7 protein, producing the protein MATKYEMSKTYQYRKVMKPLLERKRRARINKCLDELKDLMAECVAQTGDAKFEKADILEVTVQHLRKLKESKKQVPSNPEQSFRAGYIRAANEVSRALASLPRVDVAFGTTLMTHLGMRLNQLEQPMEQPQAVNTPLSIVCGSSSSSSSYSSASSCSSISPVSSGYASDNESLLQISSPGQVWRPW; encoded by the coding sequence atgGCCACCAAATACGAGATGTCGAAAACCTATCAGTACCGCAAGGTGATGAAGCCCTTGCTGGAGCGGAAGCGTCGTGCCAGGATCAACAAGTGCCTGGACGAGCTCAAGGATCTGATGGCCGAGTGCGTTGCCCAGACTGGCGATGCCAAATTCGAGAAGGCCGACATCCTGGAAGTCACCGTTCAGCATCTCCGCAAGCTGAAAGAGTCTAAGAAGCAAGTTCCGTCCAATCCCGAACAGAGTTTCCGTGCTGGATACATCCGGGCAGCCAACGAAGTGTCCCGCGCCCTGGCCTCCCTTCCACGAGTGGATGTGGCTTTTGGAACCACACTGATGACCCATCTGGGCATGCGTCTCAACCAACTGGAGCAGCCCATGGAACAACCGCAGGCCGTCAACACACCACTCAGTATCGTCTGTGGATCCAGCTCGAGCTCCAGCTCCTACTCCAGTgctagctcctgctcctccatcAGTCCCGTTTCCAGTGGATATGCCAGCGACAACGAATCTCTGCTCCAGATCAGCAGCCCCGGACAGGTGTGGCGTCCCTGGTAA
- the LOC6617014 gene encoding enhancer of split m8 protein, with product MEYTTKTQIYQKVKKPMLERQRRARMNKCLDNLKTLVAELRGDDGILRMDKAEMLESAVIFMRQQKTPKKVAQEERSLPLDSFKNGYMNAVNEVSRVMASTPGMSVDLGKSVMTHLGRVYKNLQQFHEAQSATDFLQNAMDCSSMDKAPLSPASSGYHSDCDSPAPSPQPMQQPLWRPW from the coding sequence atggaaTACACCACCAAGACCCAGATCTACCAGAAGGTGAAGAAGCCAATGCTGGAGCGCCAGCGACGTGCCCGCATGAACAAGTGCCTGGACAACCTGAAAACACTTGTCGCCGAGCTGCGAGGTGATGATGGCATCCTGCGCATGGACAAGGCCGAGATGCTCGAGTCAGCGGTGATCTTCATGCGCCAGCAAAAGACACCAAAGAAGGTAGCTCAGGAAGAGCGATCCCTCCCCCTGGACAGCTTCAAGAATGGCTACATGAACGCCGTCAACGAGGTGTCACGTGTCATGGCCTCCACACCTGGCATGAGCGTCGACCTCGGCAAATCGGTGATGACTCACCTGGGACGCGTCTACAAGAACTTGCAACAGTTCCACGAAGCACAGTCCGCCACCGACTTCCTCCAGAACGCAATGGACTGCTCCTCAATGGACAAGGCTCCGCTCAGCCCCGCCTCCTCCGGATATCACAGCGACTGCGACAGCCCCGCCCCCTCACCACAGCCCATGCAGCAGCCCCTGTGGCGCCCCTGGTAA
- the LOC6617015 gene encoding protein groucho isoform X3, producing MYPSPVRHPAAGGPPPQGPIKFTIADTLERIKEEFNFLQAQYHSIKLECEKLSNEKTEMQRHYVMYYEMSYGLNVEMHKQTEIAKRLNTLINQLLPFLQADHQQQVLQAVERAKQVTMQELNLIIGIHAQQVPGGPPQPMGALNPFGALGATMGLPHGPQGLLNKPPEHHRPDIKPTGLEGPAAAEERLRNSVSPADREKYRTRSPLDIENDSKRRKDEKLQEDEGEKSDQDLVVDVANEMESHSPRPNGEHVSMEVRDRESLNGERLEKPSSSGIKQERPPSRSGSSSSRSTPSLKTKDMEKPGTPGAKARTPTPNAAAPAPGVNPKQMMPQGPPPAGYPGAPYQRPADPYQRPPSDPAYGRPPPMPYDPHAHVRTNGIPHPSALTGGKPAYSFHMNGEGSLQPVPFPPDALVGVGIPRHARQINTLSHGEVVCAVTISNPTKYVYTGGKGCVKVWDISQPGNKNPVSQLDCLQRDNYIRSVKLLPDGRTLIVGGEASNLSIWDLASPTPRIKAELTSAAPACYALAISPDSKVCFSCCSDGNIAVWDLHNEILVRQFQGHTDGASCIDISPDGSRLWTGGLDNTVRSWDLREGRQLQQHDFSSQIFSLGYCPTGDWLAVGMENSHVEVLHASKPDKYQLHLHESCVLSLRFAACGKWFVSTGKDNLLNAWRTPYGASIFQSKETSSVLSCDISTDDKYIVTGSGDKKATVYEVIY from the exons ATGTATCCCTCACCGGTGCGCCACCCCGCCGCCGGG GGACCACCACCTCAGGGTCCAATCAAGTTCACCATCGCCGACACACTGGAACGCATCAAGGAGGAGTTCAACTTCCTGCAGGCGCAGTACCACAG CATCAAATTGGAGTGCGAGAAGCTGTCGAACGAGAAGACGGAGATGCAGCGCCATTATGTTATG TACTACGAGATGTCTTATGGCCTTAACGTGGAGATGCACAAGCAGACGGAGATCGCCAAGCGGCTGAACACACTGATCAACCAGCTACTTCCATTCCTTCAGgccgaccaccagcagcaagTGCTGCAGGCGGTGGAGCGGGCGAAGCAGGTTACCATGCAGGAGCTCAACCTGATCATTGGG ATCCACGCCCAGCAGGTGCCAGGCGGACCACCTCAGCCGATGGGCGCACTGAATCCGTTTGGCGCCCTGGGCGCCACCATGGGCCTGCCACACGGACCGCAAGGTCTGCTGAACAAACCGCCCGAACACCACAGGCCGGACATCAAGCCGACGGGTCTGGAGGGGCCAGCAGCCGCCGAAGAGCGATTG CGCAATTCGGTTTCGCCGGCCGATCGTGAGAAGTACCGCACACGCTCGCCGCTGGACATCGAGAACGACTCGAAGCGTCGAAAAGATGAGAAACTGCAA GAGGATGAAGGCGAGAAAAGCGATCAAGATTTAGTCGTAGATGTTGCAAATGAAATG GAATCCCACTCACCGCGTCCCAACGGCGAGCACGTGTCAATGGAGGTGCGCGATCGGGAAAGCTTGAATGGCGAGCGCCTGGAGAAGCCAAGCAGTAGTGGCATCAAGCAGGAACGGCCGCCCTCACGCTCCGGCTCCAGTTCTTCACGTTCCACACCCAGCCTCAAGACAAAAGAT ATGGAAAAGCCTGGTACACCGGGCGCCAAGGCACGCACACCGACACCGAACGCCGCTGCTCCGGCGCCAGGCGTTAATCCTAAACAAATGATGCCGCAGGGACCACCGCCAGCCGGATATCCGGGTGCACCGTATCAGAGGCCGGCCGATCCCTACCAGCGTCCACCGTCAGATCCAGCCTATGGACGACCGCCACCAATGCCGTACGATCCGCACGCCCATGTGCGAACCAATGGCATTCCACATCCCTCGGCCCTAACGGGTGGAAAGCC TGCATACTCTTTCCATATGAACGGCGAGGGTAGTCTACAACCGGTGCCGTTCCCGCCGGACGCGTTGGTGGGCGTTGGAATTCCGCGGCACGCCCGGCAGATCAATACGCTGTCGCATGGAGAGGTCGTCTGTGCGGTAACCATCTCCAATCCCACAAAGTACGTGTACACGGGCGGCAAGGGCTGCGTCAAGGTATGGGACATCTCCCAACCGGGCAACAAGAATCCAGTCAGCCAGCTGGATTGTCTGCAGCGCGACAACTACATCCGCTCGGTGAAGCTGCTGCCCGACGGCCGTACGCTGATCGTGGGCGGTGAGGCGTCCAACCTGTCCATCTGGGATCTGGCCAGTCCGACGCCTCGCATAAAGGCGGAACTAACATCGGCGGCGCCCGCCTGCTACGCTCTGGCCATTAGCCCTGACTCGAAGGTGTGCTTCTCGTGCTGCAGCGACGGCAACATCGCCGTGTGGGACCTGCACAACGAGATCCTGGTGCGCCAGTTCCAGGGCCATACCGACGGCGCCTCATGCATCGACATCAGTCCGGATGGCTCCAGGCTGTGGACGGGCGGATTAGACAACACGGTGCGCTCCTGGGATCTGCGCGAGGGTCGCCAGCTGCAACAGCACGACTTTAGCTCTCAAATATTCTCGCTCGGCTACTGTCCCACAG GCGACTGGCTGGCTGTGGGTATGGAGAACTCGCATGTGGAGGTGCTGCACGCATCGAAACCGGACAAGTATCAACTGCATCTGCACGAGAGCTGCGTTCTGTCGCTGCGCTTTGCCGCCTGCGGCAAATGGTTCGTTTCCACCGGCAAAGACAACCTGCTTAACGCATGGCGAACACCCTACGGTGCCAGCATATTCCAG TCGAAGGAAACATCATCCGTACTTAGCTGCGACATATCAACTGACGACAAATACATTGTGACGGGTTCGGGCGATAAGAAGGCTACTGTCTACGaagttatttattaa
- the LOC6617015 gene encoding protein groucho isoform X1 translates to MYPSPVRHPAAGGPPPQGPIKFTIADTLERIKEEFNFLQAQYHSIKLECEKLSNEKTEMQRHYVMYYEMSYGLNVEMHKQTEIAKRLNTLINQLLPFLQADHQQQVLQAVERAKQVTMQELNLIIGHQQQHGIQQLLQQIHAQQVPGGPPQPMGALNPFGALGATMGLPHGPQGLLNKPPEHHRPDIKPTGLEGPAAAEERLRNSVSPADREKYRTRSPLDIENDSKRRKDEKLQEDEGEKSDQDLVVDVANEMESHSPRPNGEHVSMEVRDRESLNGERLEKPSSSGIKQERPPSRSGSSSSRSTPSLKTKDMEKPGTPGAKARTPTPNAAAPAPGVNPKQMMPQGPPPAGYPGAPYQRPADPYQRPPSDPAYGRPPPMPYDPHAHVRTNGIPHPSALTGGKPAYSFHMNGEGSLQPVPFPPDALVGVGIPRHARQINTLSHGEVVCAVTISNPTKYVYTGGKGCVKVWDISQPGNKNPVSQLDCLQRDNYIRSVKLLPDGRTLIVGGEASNLSIWDLASPTPRIKAELTSAAPACYALAISPDSKVCFSCCSDGNIAVWDLHNEILVRQFQGHTDGASCIDISPDGSRLWTGGLDNTVRSWDLREGRQLQQHDFSSQIFSLGYCPTGDWLAVGMENSHVEVLHASKPDKYQLHLHESCVLSLRFAACGKWFVSTGKDNLLNAWRTPYGASIFQSKETSSVLSCDISTDDKYIVTGSGDKKATVYEVIY, encoded by the exons ATGTATCCCTCACCGGTGCGCCACCCCGCCGCCGGG GGACCACCACCTCAGGGTCCAATCAAGTTCACCATCGCCGACACACTGGAACGCATCAAGGAGGAGTTCAACTTCCTGCAGGCGCAGTACCACAG CATCAAATTGGAGTGCGAGAAGCTGTCGAACGAGAAGACGGAGATGCAGCGCCATTATGTTATG TACTACGAGATGTCTTATGGCCTTAACGTGGAGATGCACAAGCAGACGGAGATCGCCAAGCGGCTGAACACACTGATCAACCAGCTACTTCCATTCCTTCAGgccgaccaccagcagcaagTGCTGCAGGCGGTGGAGCGGGCGAAGCAGGTTACCATGCAGGAGCTCAACCTGATCATTGGG catcagcagcaacatggaATTCAGCAACTTTTA CAACAGATCCACGCCCAGCAGGTGCCAGGCGGACCACCTCAGCCGATGGGCGCACTGAATCCGTTTGGCGCCCTGGGCGCCACCATGGGCCTGCCACACGGACCGCAAGGTCTGCTGAACAAACCGCCCGAACACCACAGGCCGGACATCAAGCCGACGGGTCTGGAGGGGCCAGCAGCCGCCGAAGAGCGATTG CGCAATTCGGTTTCGCCGGCCGATCGTGAGAAGTACCGCACACGCTCGCCGCTGGACATCGAGAACGACTCGAAGCGTCGAAAAGATGAGAAACTGCAA GAGGATGAAGGCGAGAAAAGCGATCAAGATTTAGTCGTAGATGTTGCAAATGAAATG GAATCCCACTCACCGCGTCCCAACGGCGAGCACGTGTCAATGGAGGTGCGCGATCGGGAAAGCTTGAATGGCGAGCGCCTGGAGAAGCCAAGCAGTAGTGGCATCAAGCAGGAACGGCCGCCCTCACGCTCCGGCTCCAGTTCTTCACGTTCCACACCCAGCCTCAAGACAAAAGAT ATGGAAAAGCCTGGTACACCGGGCGCCAAGGCACGCACACCGACACCGAACGCCGCTGCTCCGGCGCCAGGCGTTAATCCTAAACAAATGATGCCGCAGGGACCACCGCCAGCCGGATATCCGGGTGCACCGTATCAGAGGCCGGCCGATCCCTACCAGCGTCCACCGTCAGATCCAGCCTATGGACGACCGCCACCAATGCCGTACGATCCGCACGCCCATGTGCGAACCAATGGCATTCCACATCCCTCGGCCCTAACGGGTGGAAAGCC TGCATACTCTTTCCATATGAACGGCGAGGGTAGTCTACAACCGGTGCCGTTCCCGCCGGACGCGTTGGTGGGCGTTGGAATTCCGCGGCACGCCCGGCAGATCAATACGCTGTCGCATGGAGAGGTCGTCTGTGCGGTAACCATCTCCAATCCCACAAAGTACGTGTACACGGGCGGCAAGGGCTGCGTCAAGGTATGGGACATCTCCCAACCGGGCAACAAGAATCCAGTCAGCCAGCTGGATTGTCTGCAGCGCGACAACTACATCCGCTCGGTGAAGCTGCTGCCCGACGGCCGTACGCTGATCGTGGGCGGTGAGGCGTCCAACCTGTCCATCTGGGATCTGGCCAGTCCGACGCCTCGCATAAAGGCGGAACTAACATCGGCGGCGCCCGCCTGCTACGCTCTGGCCATTAGCCCTGACTCGAAGGTGTGCTTCTCGTGCTGCAGCGACGGCAACATCGCCGTGTGGGACCTGCACAACGAGATCCTGGTGCGCCAGTTCCAGGGCCATACCGACGGCGCCTCATGCATCGACATCAGTCCGGATGGCTCCAGGCTGTGGACGGGCGGATTAGACAACACGGTGCGCTCCTGGGATCTGCGCGAGGGTCGCCAGCTGCAACAGCACGACTTTAGCTCTCAAATATTCTCGCTCGGCTACTGTCCCACAG GCGACTGGCTGGCTGTGGGTATGGAGAACTCGCATGTGGAGGTGCTGCACGCATCGAAACCGGACAAGTATCAACTGCATCTGCACGAGAGCTGCGTTCTGTCGCTGCGCTTTGCCGCCTGCGGCAAATGGTTCGTTTCCACCGGCAAAGACAACCTGCTTAACGCATGGCGAACACCCTACGGTGCCAGCATATTCCAG TCGAAGGAAACATCATCCGTACTTAGCTGCGACATATCAACTGACGACAAATACATTGTGACGGGTTCGGGCGATAAGAAGGCTACTGTCTACGaagttatttattaa
- the LOC6617015 gene encoding protein groucho isoform X2, which yields MYPSPVRHPAAGGPPPQGPIKFTIADTLERIKEEFNFLQAQYHSIKLECEKLSNEKTEMQRHYVMYYEMSYGLNVEMHKQTEIAKRLNTLINQLLPFLQADHQQQVLQAVERAKQVTMQELNLIIGQQIHAQQVPGGPPQPMGALNPFGALGATMGLPHGPQGLLNKPPEHHRPDIKPTGLEGPAAAEERLRNSVSPADREKYRTRSPLDIENDSKRRKDEKLQEDEGEKSDQDLVVDVANEMESHSPRPNGEHVSMEVRDRESLNGERLEKPSSSGIKQERPPSRSGSSSSRSTPSLKTKDMEKPGTPGAKARTPTPNAAAPAPGVNPKQMMPQGPPPAGYPGAPYQRPADPYQRPPSDPAYGRPPPMPYDPHAHVRTNGIPHPSALTGGKPAYSFHMNGEGSLQPVPFPPDALVGVGIPRHARQINTLSHGEVVCAVTISNPTKYVYTGGKGCVKVWDISQPGNKNPVSQLDCLQRDNYIRSVKLLPDGRTLIVGGEASNLSIWDLASPTPRIKAELTSAAPACYALAISPDSKVCFSCCSDGNIAVWDLHNEILVRQFQGHTDGASCIDISPDGSRLWTGGLDNTVRSWDLREGRQLQQHDFSSQIFSLGYCPTGDWLAVGMENSHVEVLHASKPDKYQLHLHESCVLSLRFAACGKWFVSTGKDNLLNAWRTPYGASIFQSKETSSVLSCDISTDDKYIVTGSGDKKATVYEVIY from the exons ATGTATCCCTCACCGGTGCGCCACCCCGCCGCCGGG GGACCACCACCTCAGGGTCCAATCAAGTTCACCATCGCCGACACACTGGAACGCATCAAGGAGGAGTTCAACTTCCTGCAGGCGCAGTACCACAG CATCAAATTGGAGTGCGAGAAGCTGTCGAACGAGAAGACGGAGATGCAGCGCCATTATGTTATG TACTACGAGATGTCTTATGGCCTTAACGTGGAGATGCACAAGCAGACGGAGATCGCCAAGCGGCTGAACACACTGATCAACCAGCTACTTCCATTCCTTCAGgccgaccaccagcagcaagTGCTGCAGGCGGTGGAGCGGGCGAAGCAGGTTACCATGCAGGAGCTCAACCTGATCATTGGG CAACAGATCCACGCCCAGCAGGTGCCAGGCGGACCACCTCAGCCGATGGGCGCACTGAATCCGTTTGGCGCCCTGGGCGCCACCATGGGCCTGCCACACGGACCGCAAGGTCTGCTGAACAAACCGCCCGAACACCACAGGCCGGACATCAAGCCGACGGGTCTGGAGGGGCCAGCAGCCGCCGAAGAGCGATTG CGCAATTCGGTTTCGCCGGCCGATCGTGAGAAGTACCGCACACGCTCGCCGCTGGACATCGAGAACGACTCGAAGCGTCGAAAAGATGAGAAACTGCAA GAGGATGAAGGCGAGAAAAGCGATCAAGATTTAGTCGTAGATGTTGCAAATGAAATG GAATCCCACTCACCGCGTCCCAACGGCGAGCACGTGTCAATGGAGGTGCGCGATCGGGAAAGCTTGAATGGCGAGCGCCTGGAGAAGCCAAGCAGTAGTGGCATCAAGCAGGAACGGCCGCCCTCACGCTCCGGCTCCAGTTCTTCACGTTCCACACCCAGCCTCAAGACAAAAGAT ATGGAAAAGCCTGGTACACCGGGCGCCAAGGCACGCACACCGACACCGAACGCCGCTGCTCCGGCGCCAGGCGTTAATCCTAAACAAATGATGCCGCAGGGACCACCGCCAGCCGGATATCCGGGTGCACCGTATCAGAGGCCGGCCGATCCCTACCAGCGTCCACCGTCAGATCCAGCCTATGGACGACCGCCACCAATGCCGTACGATCCGCACGCCCATGTGCGAACCAATGGCATTCCACATCCCTCGGCCCTAACGGGTGGAAAGCC TGCATACTCTTTCCATATGAACGGCGAGGGTAGTCTACAACCGGTGCCGTTCCCGCCGGACGCGTTGGTGGGCGTTGGAATTCCGCGGCACGCCCGGCAGATCAATACGCTGTCGCATGGAGAGGTCGTCTGTGCGGTAACCATCTCCAATCCCACAAAGTACGTGTACACGGGCGGCAAGGGCTGCGTCAAGGTATGGGACATCTCCCAACCGGGCAACAAGAATCCAGTCAGCCAGCTGGATTGTCTGCAGCGCGACAACTACATCCGCTCGGTGAAGCTGCTGCCCGACGGCCGTACGCTGATCGTGGGCGGTGAGGCGTCCAACCTGTCCATCTGGGATCTGGCCAGTCCGACGCCTCGCATAAAGGCGGAACTAACATCGGCGGCGCCCGCCTGCTACGCTCTGGCCATTAGCCCTGACTCGAAGGTGTGCTTCTCGTGCTGCAGCGACGGCAACATCGCCGTGTGGGACCTGCACAACGAGATCCTGGTGCGCCAGTTCCAGGGCCATACCGACGGCGCCTCATGCATCGACATCAGTCCGGATGGCTCCAGGCTGTGGACGGGCGGATTAGACAACACGGTGCGCTCCTGGGATCTGCGCGAGGGTCGCCAGCTGCAACAGCACGACTTTAGCTCTCAAATATTCTCGCTCGGCTACTGTCCCACAG GCGACTGGCTGGCTGTGGGTATGGAGAACTCGCATGTGGAGGTGCTGCACGCATCGAAACCGGACAAGTATCAACTGCATCTGCACGAGAGCTGCGTTCTGTCGCTGCGCTTTGCCGCCTGCGGCAAATGGTTCGTTTCCACCGGCAAAGACAACCTGCTTAACGCATGGCGAACACCCTACGGTGCCAGCATATTCCAG TCGAAGGAAACATCATCCGTACTTAGCTGCGACATATCAACTGACGACAAATACATTGTGACGGGTTCGGGCGATAAGAAGGCTACTGTCTACGaagttatttattaa